In a genomic window of Saccharothrix sp. HUAS TT1:
- a CDS encoding LLM class flavin-dependent oxidoreductase yields MSARELHLNAFLMGVGHHEAAWRHPRTDPRAADDVAHFRDLARIAERGTFDSVFLADGVQIWGDVRHSAANRFEPITLLTALAQATEHVGLIATASTGFSEPYNLARLFSSLDHISGGRAGWNVVTTAGDRSAQNFNREVNAEHAERYRRADEFLEVATALWDSWEDDALVVDRESGVFADDAKVHEVNHRGPFFSVRGPLNAVRSPQGRPLLVQAGSSADGRAFAAAWAEAVFTAHQTHGDATAFYADLKRRVTARGRSADDVKVLPGIVPVLGGTETEAKRLADELDGLIVPARAVRQLTELVGVDLTDHPLDERLPELPPVDLVNGAKSRFELVRDLAERERLTLRQLLGRLGGGRGHQVVAGTPEQVADHVERWFTTGAADGFNVMPPLLPSGLADFVDHVVPLLRRRGLFRTEYTGRTLREHYGLPRPLSRYARAGAAVR; encoded by the coding sequence TTGTCCGCGAGAGAGCTCCACCTGAACGCGTTCCTCATGGGCGTCGGCCACCACGAGGCGGCTTGGCGGCACCCGCGCACCGACCCGCGCGCGGCCGACGACGTCGCGCACTTCCGCGACCTGGCGCGGATCGCCGAGCGCGGCACGTTCGACTCGGTGTTCCTCGCCGACGGCGTGCAGATCTGGGGCGACGTCCGGCACAGCGCCGCCAACCGGTTCGAGCCGATCACGCTGCTGACCGCGCTGGCGCAGGCCACCGAGCACGTCGGGCTGATCGCGACCGCGTCCACGGGCTTCAGCGAGCCCTACAACCTGGCCCGGCTGTTCTCCTCGCTCGACCACATCAGCGGCGGCCGGGCCGGCTGGAACGTCGTCACCACGGCGGGCGACCGGTCGGCGCAGAACTTCAACCGCGAGGTCAACGCCGAGCACGCCGAGCGCTACCGGCGCGCCGACGAGTTCCTGGAGGTCGCCACCGCGCTGTGGGACTCGTGGGAGGACGACGCGCTGGTCGTGGACCGCGAGTCCGGCGTGTTCGCCGACGACGCCAAGGTGCACGAGGTCAACCACCGGGGCCCGTTCTTCTCGGTGCGCGGGCCGCTGAACGCGGTGCGCAGCCCACAGGGGCGCCCGCTGCTCGTGCAGGCCGGGTCGAGCGCGGACGGCAGGGCGTTCGCGGCGGCGTGGGCGGAGGCCGTGTTCACCGCCCACCAGACCCACGGCGACGCGACCGCGTTCTACGCCGACCTCAAGCGCCGGGTGACCGCCCGGGGCCGGTCGGCCGACGACGTCAAGGTGCTGCCGGGCATCGTCCCGGTGCTCGGCGGCACGGAGACGGAGGCGAAGCGGCTGGCCGACGAGCTGGACGGGTTGATCGTCCCGGCGCGGGCGGTGCGGCAGCTGACCGAGCTGGTCGGCGTCGACCTCACCGACCACCCGCTGGACGAGCGGCTGCCCGAGCTGCCGCCGGTCGACCTCGTCAACGGCGCCAAGAGCCGCTTCGAACTGGTCCGCGACCTGGCCGAACGGGAGCGGCTGACGCTGCGGCAGCTCCTCGGCCGGCTCGGCGGCGGGCGCGGGCACCAGGTGGTGGCCGGCACCCCCGAGCAGGTCGCCGACCACGTCGAGCGGTGGTTCACCACGGGCGCGGCGGACGGGTTCAACGTGATGCCGCCACTCCTGCCGTCCGGGCTGGCGGACTTCGTCGACCACGTGGTCCCGCTGCTGCGCCGCCGCGGCCTGTTCCGCACCGAGTACACCGGCCGGACCCTGCGGGAGCACTACGGGCTGCCCAGGCCGCTCAGCCGGTACGCGAGGGCGGGGGCGGCCGTTC